Proteins encoded together in one Columba livia isolate bColLiv1 breed racing homer chromosome 3, bColLiv1.pat.W.v2, whole genome shotgun sequence window:
- the LOC110359688 gene encoding T-cell activation Rho GTPase-activating protein-like gives MGLPWPFALRRSPATSQAPGQVVSGCSRALFGQPLAALCGEDGTLPQPIQELLAVLRQEGPSTEGIFRRATSGTALRELREALDRGLDVDMGSQPADLLAVILKDFLRNIPSKLLVEDLYEEWMAALERCSMEEKMEEMKVVAKKLPAANLLLLKELMSLLQHIGHNADTSRMTFNNLAICVGPNLLSPPKEELLPLDALLEVTQKVNVLVEFLMENFSVIFGEETAGLSCPSSKESPVPMERSTDLHLEEQSGPAGRADENNQVPLSSTAMTSQSSTESLEKLEKLRSPSEERRFAGSPKDKEKERKRKRIEVWGEEDDSQMEKKRKKRGNVSGDGARKRHRKLQRFRKPRSRFPVSS, from the exons atggggctgccctggccctTTGCTCTGCGGCGCAGCCCGGCCACTTCCCAGGCGCCAGGGCAGGTGGTCTCCGGCTGCAGCAGGGCGCTGTTTGGCCAGCCCCTGGCAGCCCTCTGCGGAGAGGACGGCACACTGCCCCAGCCCATCCAG GAGCTGCTTGCTGTCCTACGTCAGGAAGGACCTTCAACGGAGGGGATATTTCGCAGAGCCACCAGCGGAACAGCACTTCGGGAGCTGCGTGAGGCCCTGGACCGTGGCCTGGATGTCGACATGGGAAGCCAACCAGCAGATCTGCTGGCCGTCATCTTGAAG GACTTCCTCAGAAacatcccctccaagctcctcgTGGAAGACCTGTATGAGGAGTGGATGGCAGCCCTGGAGAGGTGCAGCATGGAGGAGAAGATGGAGGAGATGAAAGT GGTGGCCAAGAAGTTGCCAGCGGCCAATCTGCTGCTCCTGAAGGAGCTGATGTCCCTCCTCCAGCACATTGGCCACAACGCTGACACCAGCAGGATGACCTTTAACAACCTGGCCATCTGCGTTGGGCCCAATCTGCTGAGCCCAcccaaggaggagctgctgccgctGGACGCCCTGCTGGAGGTCACACAGAAG GTGAACGTGCTGGTGGAGTTTCTGATGGAGAACTTCAGTGTCATCTTTGGGGAGGAGACAGCTGGTCTCTCCTGTCCGTCTTCCAAGGAGTCACCAGTACCCATGGAAAGATCCACAG aCCTGCATTTGGAAGAGCAAAGTGGCCCCGCAGGCAGAGCAGACGAGAACAATCAG gtACCTCTATCTTCAACTGCAATGACCTCCCAGAGTTCGACAGAGTCTCTagagaagctggaaaagctGAGGAGCCCTTCAGAGGAAAGAAG GTTTGCAGGCTCTCCTAAggacaaggaaaaggaaagaaagaggaagagaatagAGGTCTGGGGAGAAGAGGATGACAGCCAgatggagaagaagaggaagaagagaggaaatgtTTCCGGGGATGGAGCAAGGAAAAGACACCGGAAGCTGCAGAGGTTCAGGAAGCCCAG GTCCCGTTTTCCTGTTTCCAGTTGA
- the LOC135579170 gene encoding T-cell activation Rho GTPase-activating protein-like: MGSQPADLLAVVLKDFLRNIPSKLLMEDLYEEWMAAMERSSMEEKMEELKVVAKKLPAANLLLLKELLSLLQHIGHNAATSKMTFNNLAICVGPNLLSPPKEELLPLDALLQVTQKVNVLVEFMMENYGNIFGEETAGLSCLSVKESPVPMKRSTHGHVEEQSGPTGRADKDHQAPSSFPPTTTGSVAESLGLPEELRSLSEDRRFEGSPQDEEKRRNRKRKHTCGDYSDNNVEKKRRKMFGDGKLRRRRMVPRLRKPRS; this comes from the exons ATGGGAAGCCAACCTGCAGATCTGTTGGCCGTCGTCTTGAAG GACTTCCTCAGAAacatcccctccaagctcctcaTGGAAGACCTGTATGAGGAGTGGATGGCAGCCATGGAGAGGAGCAGCATGGAGGAGAAGATGGAAGAGCTGAAAGT GGTGGCCAAGAAGTTGCCAGCGGCCAATCTGCTGCTCCTGAAGGAGCTGCTGTCCCTCCTCCAGCACATTGGCCACAACGCAGCCACCAGCAAGATGACCTTTAACAACCTGGCCATCTGCGTTGGGCCCAATCTGCTGAGCCCAcccaaggaggagctgctgccgctGGACGCCCTGCTGCAGGTCACACAGAAG gtgaaCGTGCTGGTGGAGTTTATGATGGAGAACTACGGCAACATCTTTGGGGAGGAGACAGCTGGTCTCTCCTGTCTATCGGTGAAGGAGTCACCAGTACCCATGAAAAGATCCACAC ATGGGCATGTGGAAGAGCAAAGTGGCCCTACAGGCAGAGCAGACAAGGACCACCAG GCACCTTCATCTTTCCCTCCAACCACCACTGGAAGTGTGGCAGAGTCCCTGGGGCTCCCGGAAGAGCTGAGGAGCCTTTCAGAGGATAGAAG GTTTGAAGGCTCTCCCCAggatgaggaaaagagaaggaacaggaagagaaaacacacCTGTGGAGATTACAGTGACAACAACGtggaaaagaagaggaggaagatgtttGGGGATGGAAAACTAAGAAGACGGAGGATGGTGCCAAGGCTCAGGAAGCCCAG GTCCTGA
- the LOC110360834 gene encoding uncharacterized protein LOC110360834 — MGQANCCCGSREALSDTEPVLSADVRLTRGRKRSERRLLLLQEDLLIAKLQRGSTLRPQLRLPLDQLWVLSGGKKVVRVEEEEEDEDSDEDGSCLIFIWDRGSCVAHFGSQALKELWMSALLGTTEESKRPRVTHLPTLKLVEKELNHRHAGRTFNTRSLQRLMERQAKADPKEGPLPAPSGNGGELRHLAGEFCQERQPPASGVSVLTWPLSVTMQDGQPKGGCQLQKQGHQHAVPAGRGSVGTRSLWCCPQLGGGQGHGCPRLSHWLSGSSKLETPSQSCGSSCRSLPVLPQRSAQLCRQGRQGRAGRLH; from the exons ATGGGCCAGGCCAACTGCTGCTGTGGCTCCAG GGAGGCTCTCAGCGACACCGAGCCGGTGCTGAGCGCGGACGTGCGGCTGACCCGGGGCCGCAAGAGGAGCGAGAGgcgccttctcctcctccaggaGGACCTTCTCATTGCCAAATTGCA acgtgGCAGCACCCTGCGCCCACAGCTCCGCCTGCCCCTGGAccagctgtgggtgctgagcGGTGGGAAAAAGGTGGTGCGggtggaagaagaggaggaagatgaggacAGTGATGAGGATGGGAGCTGCCTCATCTTCATCTGGGACAGAGGCTCCTGCGTTGCCCATTTTGG CTCGCAGGCACTGAAGGAGCTGTGGATGAGCGCACTGCTGGG AACAACTGAAGAATCCAAGAGACCCCGTGTGACCCACCTACCAACATTGAAGCTTGTGGAGAAGGAGCTAAACCACCGCCATGCT GGGAGGACGTTCAACACCAGGAGCCTGCAGAGGCTGATGGAGCGCCAGGCAAAG GCTGATCCCAAGGAAGGGCCTCTGCCAGCCCCATCTGGAAATGGAGGAGAACTTCGTCACTTGGCAGGTGAGTTTTGTCAAGAAAGGCAGCCTCCAGCAAGTGGTGTGTCTGTGCTCACTTGGCCCTTGAGTGTCACCATGCAGGATGGTCAGCCCAAGGGAGGATGTCAGCTGCAGAAGCAAGGACACCAACATGCAGTGCCTGCTGGACGTGGTTCTGTGGGGACACGCAGCCTCTGGTGCTGCCCACAGCTTGGAGGAGGGCAGGGCCACGGCTGTCCCAGGCTGTCCCACTGGCTCTCAGGATCCTCGAAACTGGAGACACCGAGCCAGAGCTGCGGCTCCAGCTGCCGCTCCCTGCCCGTCCTGCCGCAgcgctcagctcagctctgcaggcagggcaggcagggcagggcaggcaggctCCATTGA
- the LOC135579195 gene encoding T-cell activation Rho GTPase-activating protein-like, whose product MGSQPADLLAVVLKDFLRNIPSKLLVEDLYEEWMAAMERSSMEEKMEEMKVVAKKLPAANLLLLKELLSLLQHIGHNAATSRMTFNNLAICVGPNLLSPPKEELLPLDALLQVTQKVCCLEQPAAAFPAHQSSAARSSLDAFSSLEPVLVGGLPGRAAPQPQPPAQRRGSGAGKAAWCLFRQLG is encoded by the exons ATGGGAAGCCAACCTGCAGATCTGTTGGCCGTCGTCTTGAAG GACTTCCTCAGAAacatcccctccaagctcctcgTGGAAGATCTGTATGAGGAGTGGATGGCAGCCATGGAGAGGAGCAGCATGGAGGAGAAGATGGAGGAGATGAAAGT gGTGGCCAAGAAGTTGCCAGCGGCCAATCTGCTGCTCCTGAAGGAGCTGCTGTCCCTCCTCCAGCACATTGGCCACAACGCAGCCACCAGCAGGATGACCTTTAACAACCTGGCCATCTGCGTTGGGCCCAATCTGCTGAGCCCAcccaaggaggagctgctgccgctGGACGCCCTGCTGCAGGTCACACAGAAGGTATGCTGTCTGGAGCAGCCGGCTGCAGCCTTCCCGGCCCATCAGAGCTCGGCTGCTCGCAGCTCTCTGGATGCCTTCTCCTCCCTGGAGCCAGTGCTGGTGGGGGGGCTGCCtggaagagcagccccacagccacagccTCCTGCGCAGAGGCGAGGCTCAGGAGCGGGAAAGGCTGCTTGGTGCCTTTTCAGGCAGCTGGGTTGA